In Miscanthus floridulus cultivar M001 chromosome 5, ASM1932011v1, whole genome shotgun sequence, one genomic interval encodes:
- the LOC136449674 gene encoding rust resistance kinase Lr10-like: MSAAFHPPAALRALTLFFLLLVVLVADAEGRHHVLDCPPFSCGQLRDVSTPFRRRGDPPGCGVPSFELVCTDAKASIRIGSGTYDVVSISYIDYTFWVVEADWGTQSSCLLPHWDRHGFEYGRDGPGRPYTRTWATFVNCSKPIENNGIYWPVACLSTDSSFIYVMTGLFSYAAENFEPSCGYLAMTPLDGPGMMVPQLHKTSYPDVVKFMRNGFSLRFYFPIGIRECLAESMRIVLKEPRNSAEKHDQIWDILTVESLWWDCVIDQLRSTNNGVTSVLIDIIIETIPIVLWLLKSTHVVCRFVLMPLAVFIFLAYKYWKTRITIDAVEKFLRMQQMLVPMRYAYTDIIAITGHFRDKLGQGGYGSVYKGVLLPGEVHVAVKMLGNSNCNGDEFISEVATIGKIHHVNVVRLVGFCSEETSRALIYEFMPRGSLDKYIFSSEKTFSWDKLNEIALGIARGINYLHQGCDMQIVHFDIKPHNILLDSNFVPKVADFGLAKLFPRDDSFVPLSAMRGTIGYIAPEMVSRSFGLISSKSDVYSFGMLLLEMTGGRRNADPHAGSSSQAYYPSWVYSQLIQEDVGRISGGVDMHELEKKLCIIGLWCIQMKPHDRPTMSEVIEMLEAGVEGIQMPPRPFFCDDEVDGSYSLSSELNAIEEEDE; this comes from the exons ATGTCAGCTGCATTTCATCCTCCTGCTGCTCTACGCGCCTTAACTCTATTCTTTCTACTACTTGTTGTCCTTGTTGCAGATGCAGAAGGGCGACACCATGTGCTTGACTGTCCTCCATTCTCTTGTGGTCAACTTAGAGATGTATCCACTCCTTTCCGTCGGCGAGGTGATCCACCTGGGTGTGGTGTTCCATCGTTCGAGCTAGTGTGCACTGACGCCAAGGCTTCAATTCGCATTGGCAGTGGAACTTACGATGTGGTTAGCATCAGCTATATTGATTATACCTTCTGGGTTGTTGAGGCAGACTGGGGTACACAGAGCAGCTGCCTTCTCCCTCATTGGGATCGCCATGGTTTTGAATATGGGCGAGATGGGCCAGGGCGACCTTATACAAGGACTTGGGCGACCTTTGTGAATTGTTCGAAGCCAATAGAGAACAATGGTATTTACTGGCCAGTGGCTTGCCTGAGCACCGATTCTTCTTTCATCTACGTGATGACTGGCCTTTTCTCTTATGCCGCTGAGAATTTCGAGCCCTCGTGTGGTTACCTAGCCATGACTCCTTTGGATGGTCCAGGCATGATGGTGCCCCAGCTCCACAAAACAAGCTATCCAGATGTTGTTAAGTTCATGAGGAATGGATTTTCCCTTCGATTTTATTTTCCTATTGGTATCAGAGAGTGTCTCGCAGAGTCCATGCG TATTGTCCTTAAAGAACCAAGAAATAGTGCAGAAAAACACGATCAGATTTGGGACATTCTTACGGTCGAGTCATTATGGTGGGATTGTGTTATTGATCAACTTCGATCAACTAATAATGGTGTCACATCAGTTCTCATCGATATCATCATCGAAACAATACCAATTGTGCTGTGGCTTCTGAAATCTACCCATG TTGTTTGCAGGTTCGTATTGATGCCGCTGGCAGTATTTATCTTCTTAGCATATAAATACTGGAAAACAAGGATAACAATCGATGCAGTCGAGAAGTTCCTGCGAATGCAGCAAATGCTCGTTCCAATGAGATATGCATACACAGATATCATTGCTATCACTGGCCATTTCAGAGACAAGCTCGGGCAAGGAGGCTATGGTTCTGTATACAAGGGGGTGCTACTGCCAGGTGAAGTTCACGTTGCTGTCAAGATGTTGGGCAACTCCAACTGTAACGGAGACGAGTTCATCAGTGAGGTCGCCACCATTGGGAAGATTCACCATGTCAATGTTGTGCGCCTTGTTGGGTTTTGCTCTGAGGAAACTAGTAGGGCACTTATCTATGAGTTCATGCCCCGTGGATCTCTCGATAAGTACATCTTCTCATCGGAGAAGACTTTCTCATGGGACAAACTCAATGAGATTGCTCTGGGCATTGCCAGAGGTATCAACTACCTGCATCAGGGGTGTGATATGCAGATCGTACACTTTGACATCAAGCCACACAACATCCTTCTTGACAGCAACTTTGTTCCAAAAGTTGCTGATTTTGGGCTCGCCAAACTGTTCCCAAGAGACGACAGTTTCGTGCCACTGAGCGCTATGCGGGGAACGATAGGCTATATAGCTCCCGAGATGGTATCTCGAAGCTTTGGTCTCATCTCTAGTAAATCTGATGTGTACAGCTTTGGGATGCTACTGTTGGAGATGACGGGAGGGCGAAGGAACGCTGATCCACATGCAGGAAGCTCCAGCCAAGCATACTACCCATCGTGGGTTTATAGCCAGCTGATCCAAGAAGATGTGGGCAGGATCAGTGGAGGCGTTGATATGCACGAGTTAGAGAAGAAGCTATGTATCATTGGGCTCTGGTGCATCCAGATGAAGCCGCACGATCGGCCGACAATGAGCGAGGTCATAGAGATGCTTGAAGCTGGCGTCGAAGGCATTCAAATGCCTCCAAGGCCATTCTTTTGTGACGATGAGGTGGATGGTTCTTACTCTCTGTCCTCCGAACTGAATGCAATAGAAGAGGAGGATGAGTAA